From the Musa acuminata AAA Group cultivar baxijiao chromosome BXJ1-2, Cavendish_Baxijiao_AAA, whole genome shotgun sequence genome, one window contains:
- the LOC104000217 gene encoding protease Do-like 10, mitochondrial, producing MLASLRRFSSLRRAPPLCRPSLPRTTRPILRPPTLLPSLARCRAPFSLLSTTAPFEGVAGGDASPYTVSEVDEEPASHRCTDAYAAIELALDSVVKVFTVSSSPNYFLPWQNKAQRESMGSGFVIPGRRIVTNAHVVSDHTFVLVRKHGSPTKYKAEVQAVGHECDLALLTVDSKEFWDGMNFLELGDIPYLQEAVAVVGYPQGGDNISVTKGVVSRVEPTQYVHGAAQLMAIQIDAAINPGNSGGPAIMGDKVAGVAFQNLSGAENIGYIIPVPIIKHFIAGVEDKGKYVGFCSLGLSCQSTENVQLREHFHMRPEMTGVLVNKINPLSDAHNVLKKDDIILAFDGVPIANDGSVPFRNRERITFDHLVSMKKPGETAILSLLRDGIEQEFSISLRPLQPLVPVHQFDKLPSYYIFAGLVFVPLTQPYLHEYGEDWYNTSPRRLCERALRELPKRAGEQLVILSQVLMDDINAGYERLSEFQVKKVNDVEVENLKHLCGLIEGCTEESIRLDLDDERVIVLNYKNARLATSRILKRHRIPSAMSNDLIDEQATNGEVEVACSS from the exons ATGCTCGCCTCTCTCCGCCGCTTCTCCTCACTCCGCCGGGCACCCCCCCTGTGCCGCCCCTCCCTTCCCCGTACCACCCGTCCCATCCTCCGACCTCCTACCCTTCTGCCCTCGCTAGCCCGCTGTCGCGCCCCCTTCTCCCTCCTCTCCACCACCGCCCCCTTCGAGGGCGTTGCCGGCGGAGATGCCTCCCCCTACACCGTCTCCGAGGTGGACGAAGAGCCGGCGAGCCACCGGTGTACCGACGCGTACGCGGCCATCGAGCTCGCGCTCGACTCGGTCGTGAAGGTGTTCACGGTGTCGAGCAGCCCCAACTACTTCCTGCCGTGGCAGAACAAGGCGCAGAGGGAGAGCATGGGTTCGG GATTTGTGATTCCTGGCCGGCGAATTGTAACAAACGCTCATGTAGTATCTGATCACACATTTGTTCTTGTAAGAAAGCATGGTTCACCAACCAAGTACAAGGCAGAAGTTCAAGCTGTTGGTCATGAATGTGATTTAGCTCTTCTCACTGTTGACAGCAAGGAATTTTGGGATGGCATGAACTTCTTGGAGCTGGGTGACATCCCATATTTACAGGAGGCAGTTGCTGTAGTTGGGTATCCTCAAG GTGGAGACAACATTTCTGTTACCAAAGGAGTTGTCTCTAGAGTTGAACCAACACAGTATGTTCATGGTGCTGCCCAGCTCATGGCCATACAGATTGATGCAGCTATTAACCCAGGAAACAGTGGGGGGCCTGCAATCATGGGTGACAAGGTTGCTGGAGTGGCTTTTCAAAACCTTTCAGGTGCAGAAAACATTGG ATACATTATTCCTGTTCCAATAATAAAACACTTTATCGCTGGAGTGGAAGACAAAGGCAAATATGTGGGATTTTGCTCCCTTGGTTTATCATGCCAGTCTACTGAAAATGTTCAACTAAGGGAACACTTCCATATGCGACCAGAAATGACAGGTGTTCTTGTTAACAAAATTAATCCTCTTTCAGATGCTCATAACGTGCTAAAGAAAGATGATATTATTCTTGCATTTGATGGAGTGCCAATAGCCAATGATGGAAGCG TACCATTCCGTAACAGGGAGAGAATAACTTTCGATCATCTAGTGTCTATGAAGAAGCCTGGGGAAACTGCTATTCTCAGTCTATTGAGAGATGGCATAGAGCAGGAATTCAGCATTTCTCTTCGACCT CTACAACCTTTAGTTCCAGTTCATCAGTTTGATAAACTTCCGAGCTACTACATATTTGCTGGTCTGGTTTTTGTTCCATTGACCCAGCCCTACCTTCATGAGTATGGAGAAGACTGGTATAACACTTCACCACGTCGGTTATGTGAACGAGCGTTACGTGAACTGCCTAAAAGGGCAGGTGAACAACTTGTCATCCTTTCTCAG GTCCTAATGGATGATATTAATGCTGGATACGAGCGGCTTTCAGAATTTCAG GTAAAGAAGGTGAATGATGTGGAAGTTGAAAATCTAAAGCATCTGTGTGGGCTTATAGAAGGTTGCACCGAGGAAAGCATAAGATTAGATTTGGATGATGAGAGAGTGATTGTTTTAAACTATAAGAATGCGCGGCTTGCTACCTCCAGAATTCTCAAGCGCCATAGAATACCTTCAGCAATGTCAAACGACCTGATCGATGAGCAAGCAACAAACGGTGAAGTTGAGGTGGCATGCTCAAGTTGA
- the LOC135612325 gene encoding NAC domain-containing protein 35-like, translating into MSGDDDGKDGHEHDLVMPGFRFHPTEEELFEFYLRRKVEGKRFNVELIPFLDLYRYDPWELPALAAIGEKEWFFYVPRDRKYRNGDRPNRVTRSGYWKATGADRIIRGENHRGSIGLKKTLVFYSGKAPKGIRTSWIMNEYRLPHGETVQCLRTEISLCRVYKRTGVVDHLQLPGPLASRPSSSRGTAKLSCPRRQLPGVDPSLTLVMEKVPMLQGATPTNLSSPILSTVSTASMEEDSAPLHHSKNSLLSSTNYSMTTPEIEELNRFVSYDHSFMSPPNTLSVTVPPQPQLAPLNQHTMSLSMISDKLWEWWNPLPEIGKDYSGFK; encoded by the exons ATGAGTGGAGATGACGATGGTAAGGATGGGCACGAGCATGATCTCGTCATGCCCGGATTCCGCTTCCATCCCACCGAGGAGGAGCTGTTCGAGTTCTACCTCCGGCGTAAAGTCGAGGGGAAGCGGTTCAACGTGGAGCTCATACCATTCCTCGATCTGTACCGCTACGACCCATGGGAGCTTCCTG CGTTAGCTGCAATCGGCGAGAAGGAATGGTTCTTCTACGTTCCACGAGATCGCAAGTACCGAAACGGAGATCGGCCGAACCGGGTGACCAGATCAGGATACTGGAAGGCAACCGGTGCGGATCGGATAATCCGAGGCGAGAACCACCGTGGCTCCATCGGATTGAAGAAGACGCTTGTGTTCTACTCCGGAAAGGCTCCCAAGGGCATCAGAACAAGCTGGATCATGAACGAGTACCGGCTGCCGCATGGCGAGACAGTGCAGTGCCTGAGA ACTGAGATTTCGCTGTGCCGCGTCTACAAGAGAACTGGTGTAGTAGATCACCTCCAGCTCCCCGGACCACTGGCATCTCGGCCGTCATCCTCTCGAGGGACGGCAAAGCTCTCCTGCCCTCGCCGGCAACTCCCGGGAGTTGATCCTTCACTGACGCTGGTCATGGAGAAGGTGCCGATGCTGCAGGGTGCAACTCCAACCAACTTGTCCTCTCCCATACTATCTACCGTATCCACTGCATCCATGGAAGAAGACAGTGCTCCACTTCACCATTCCAAGAACTCCCTCCTTTCCTCCACAAACTACTCCATGACCACTCCTGAGATCGAGGAGCTCAACAGGTTTGTGAGTTACGACCACAGCTTCATGAGCCCGCCAAATACTCTATCAGTCACGGTGCCTCCACAGCCCCAGTTGGCTCCCCTCAACCAGCACACCATGTCTTTGTCCATGATCTCGGATAAGCTGTGGGAATGGTGGAATCCTCTTCCCGAGATTGGTAAGGATTATTCTGGCTTTAAGTGA